The Alosa sapidissima isolate fAloSap1 chromosome 5, fAloSap1.pri, whole genome shotgun sequence genome has a window encoding:
- the eda2r gene encoding tumor necrosis factor receptor superfamily member 27, with translation MDCSENQYYDTGECYPCVQCPPGQELTEDCGYGYGALARCRPCDTRWFKEAWGSHTCQMCQACRRVNRRELSPCMPTRNAVCGPCLPGFYSKRRLDGQESLECMPCGPPPFRDPLCRRSSGVEMEKFWRPQTTSQSTTAAVTTYVCLAVAAMVILLSVTLFMYHKYTSLRTFFKGCLIPHCSSNDAEAPSVFMETQCPLTSAEEEQVSGVTPTQTTSDKGSPSSEEGCSFSAMPTALCDWRGHLSCPPHPSICSDCLSGLTSQPTSGLPTPLPVSGHLTAVPMSATGGGHCSSEEGSGWLQQWHVPVECTELDIHESFPPGEAELHTFTGSGSEPGLPREVEHSLDLYSAVPLDSNLELHGCLETGRTNYTEEPTSSL, from the exons ATGGATTGCTCTGAAAATCAGTATTATGACACTGGAGAATGCTACCCTTGTGTGCAGTGTCCACCAGGACAGGAACTCACAGAG GATTGTGGGTACGGCTATGGAGCACTGGCACGCTGCAGACCCTGTGACACCCGCTGGTTCAAAGAAGCATGGGGGTCTCATACGTGCCAGATGTGCCAGGCGTGCCGCCGCGTGAACAGGAGAGAGCTGTCGCCCTGCATGCCCACCAGGAATGCCGTGTGTGGACCGTGCTTGCCAGG GTTTTACAGTAAGCGAAGGCTGGATGGCCAGGAGAGTTTGGAGTGCATGCCATGTGGACCTCCCCCGTTCAGAGACCCACTCTGTCGCA GAAGTAGCGGAGTTGAGATGGAAAAATTCTGGAGACCCCAAACCACATCTCAGTCCACCACTGCTGCAGTCACCACCTACGTTTGTTTGGCGGTTGCTGCCATGGTGATCCTGCTGTCTGTCACCTTGTTTATGTATCACAAATATACTTCTCTCAGGACATTTTTTAAAG GTTGCCTGATACCACACTGTAGCAGCAACGACGCTGAGGCCCCCTCTGTTTTCATGGAAACACAGTGCCCACTGACCTCGGCGGAAGAGGAACAAGTCTCAG GAGTGACGCCAACACAAACAACCAGTGATAAGGGATCACCCAGCAGTGAGGAGGGCTGCAGCTtctctgccatgccaactgcactCTGTGACTGGAGGGGGCACTTGTCGTGCCCTCCGCACCCGTCCATCTGCAGCGACTGCTTGTCCGGCCTCACATCCCAGCCGACCTCGGGACTCCCCACACCGCTGCCTGTAAGTGGCCACCTCACAGCAGTACCGATGTCTGCCACAGGAGGGGGCCACTGCTCCTCGGAGGAGGGCTCCGGGTGGCTGCAACAGTGGCACGTCCCCGTGGAGTGCACTGAACTGGACATCCATGAGTCGTTTCCTCCTGGAGAAGCGGAGCTCCACACATTCACAGGGTCGGGATCAGAGCCAGGGCTGCCCAGGGAAGTTGAGCATTCCCTGGACCTCTACTCTGCTGTCCCCTTAGACAGCAACCTGGAGCTGCATGGGTGTTTGGAGACGGGGAGGACCAATTACACAGAGGAACCAACCAGTTCTCtttag